The Kribbella amoyensis genomic sequence ACGCGCCGCGGCCGCCGATCGGTACGACCGATGTCCCCGGCTCGGTGGTCGTCGGAGCCGTGTACCACCGGGGCTCGCTCGACGACGGATTCGCCGGCTGGTTCGCGGCCGAGGTCGTGCCGATCCTGGCCGAGACGGGGGCCGCTCCGGTCGCGGTCTTCGAGACGTTGCCGGCGGCGAACAACTTCCCCGCCCTGCCGTTGCGGGACGAGACCGTCCTCGCGTGGTTCGCGGTGTTCGGCGACGACGCTCGGTACGACGCGCATCGGCGGGCGCTCGCGGAGTCGGTGCTGTGGCGGGAGAGGATCGCCCCCGAACTGGACCGCCGTTCGGTCGCGCCTGTGCAGGAACTCCGGCTCCGGCCGACCGCGCGATCGCAGTTCCGGTAATTCGGTTGCGGTGCCCTGGTGGGGTGGGCATCCTTTGGGAGAACTGCGCGGCGACGAGTGCCGCCTGGACCTAAGGAGGGCTGACGGATGGCCATCACTGTGCTGCGGCGTGTCCGCGTCAGTCCCACCTCACCGTTCAGGAGCACTCCCGATGTCTTCCGACGTCTTTCGTACCGACACCGAATCCGCTGACCTCGCCGCGCGCTGGGCCGAGCTCAGCGGCGACGACTCCCAGCCCGATCCCGCCGACGCGTTCGTCTTCAAGTTCCACGAGGTCGAGGAGCAGCTCGGACCGGATCAGCGCTGGACCACCTGGCTGGACGTCGAGCGCGGTTCTCGCGGCCCGGATCCACGACCCGACTGGGTCGTGACGGAACAGGCCGCGATCGACACCGAGCTCGGCGTCCTCAAAACCGGCAAGGAAGCCGACGTCTTCCTGGTCGAACGGGCCGTCGAAGCCATCGGCGACAACCCGGCCAAGTCCTCGCTGCTCGCCGCCAAGCGGTACCGCACCGAGGAACACCGGTCCTTCCACCGCAGCACGGCGTACGTCGAGGGCCGCCGGACCCGCAACAGCCGCGACAGCCGGGCGATGGCGAAGAAGACCTCGCACGGCCGCAGTGTCGCCGCGGGGCAGTGGGCGTACGCCGAATGGGATGCGCTCTGCCGGCTTTGGAAGGCGGGCGTCCCGGTGCCGTACCCGGTCCAGGTGGACGGCACCGAACTGCTGATGGAGTTCATCGACGACGGTGCGGGCGGTGCCGCGCCCCGGCTCGCCCAGGTCCGGCCGGACAAGGCGCTGCTCGGGACGTACTTCGAGCAGTTGCGCGGCGCGATGCGCGAGTTGGCCAGGGCGGGGTTGGCCCACGGAGACCTGTCGCCGTACAACGTGCTGGCGCAGGGCGAGCGGATCGTGATGATCGACCTGCCGCAGGTGATCGACGTCGTCGGCAACCCGAAGGGGATGGAGTTCCTGCTCCGGGACTGCCACAACATGGCGACCTGGTTCACCAACCGCGGTCTGGAGATCGACGAACAGGAACTCTTCGCCGACCTCCTGACCATGGTGTTCTAACGCGCGATTTCCCTTTGCAGCAAGGGAACCAGGGGGACCAGCTGGTCGGGGTGGGTGTCGACGAGGCCGTCGACGTGGTTGCCTGCCTCGACCCGCTGGTACTCCAACAGGCTGGAGCGGCCCGCCCGGCGCGCCATCGCGGCGTACTCGTCGGAGTCCTTGGTGATCGGCAGCAGGCTGTCGTACGTGCCGTGGATCGTGACCAGCGGGCGGCCGATCCTGCCGGTCAACGCGATCCGGCGGACCGCCTTCTGGGCTTGCGGCCTGGACGCGTAGTCGTACGCGCTCTCGGGGCCGGTGTACGTCGGGTCGAGCTCGGCCGCGTAGATGCGCTGGGTCAGCTTCCAGTAGACCGCGTAGTGGTAGTCCCAGAGGAAGTCCGACCGGGGATCGAAGCCGGCCGCGACGATCCGCGCGGGTGATTGTTGCTCGTAGCCCCTGATGGCCGGCGGCAGGAACGTCAGCACGTTCGACCCGTCGGCGCTCCACAGCGTGCCCTCCAGGTCGACGCCACGGGTGTACAGCTCGGGGTGGTTCTCCAGTTGCCAGCGGACCAGGTAGCCGCCGTTCGAGAGGCCGGCGGCGACCACCTCGCGCGGCGCCCGGCCGTAGCGCTGGGCAACGACCGCGCGGGCGGCCCGGGCGAGCTGGGTGGTGCGCTGGTTCCACTCCACGATCGCGTCGCCGGGCCGGACGCCGTCCCGATGGAACTCGGCGCCGGTGTTCCCCTTGTCCGTCGCCGCGAACGCGTACCCGCGGGAGAGCACGTAGTCGGAGATCGCCCGGTCGTTCGCGTACTGCGCGCGCACGCCGGGCGAACCGGTGACGACAAGGCCGCCGTTCC encodes the following:
- a CDS encoding serine protein kinase RIO, whose product is MSSDVFRTDTESADLAARWAELSGDDSQPDPADAFVFKFHEVEEQLGPDQRWTTWLDVERGSRGPDPRPDWVVTEQAAIDTELGVLKTGKEADVFLVERAVEAIGDNPAKSSLLAAKRYRTEEHRSFHRSTAYVEGRRTRNSRDSRAMAKKTSHGRSVAAGQWAYAEWDALCRLWKAGVPVPYPVQVDGTELLMEFIDDGAGGAAPRLAQVRPDKALLGTYFEQLRGAMRELARAGLAHGDLSPYNVLAQGERIVMIDLPQVIDVVGNPKGMEFLLRDCHNMATWFTNRGLEIDEQELFADLLTMVF
- a CDS encoding NIPSNAP family protein, which encodes MRENCCAVVDLRQYTLHPGRRDDLIRVFDEAFVEGQEQYGMHVAGQFRDLDDPDRFVWFRGFPDLPTRGEALSSFYSGPVWKERGGEANATMLDSDNALLLRPIELGPGYPAVDAPRPPIGTTDVPGSVVVGAVYHRGSLDDGFAGWFAAEVVPILAETGAAPVAVFETLPAANNFPALPLRDETVLAWFAVFGDDARYDAHRRALAESVLWRERIAPELDRRSVAPVQELRLRPTARSQFR
- a CDS encoding tannase/feruloyl esterase family alpha/beta hydrolase, translating into MRRPLSRFSLALAVTALLTGALVPAADAHGCPRIRVPGAQYQEVACLADLTTAGTVASGHTNPADYAGLTHAGLPQQSGVPGIQIDGYFPDTSTTNTNHGWNHDSQFVLRLPARWNGGLVVTGSPGVRAQYANDRAISDYVLSRGYAFAATDKGNTGAEFHRDGVRPGDAIVEWNQRTTQLARAARAVVAQRYGRAPREVVAAGLSNGGYLVRWQLENHPELYTRGVDLEGTLWSADGSNVLTFLPPAIRGYEQQSPARIVAAGFDPRSDFLWDYHYAVYWKLTQRIYAAELDPTYTGPESAYDYASRPQAQKAVRRIALTGRIGRPLVTIHGTYDSLLPITKDSDEYAAMARRAGRSSLLEYQRVEAGNHVDGLVDTHPDQLVPLVPLLQREIAR